A single genomic interval of Nonomuraea rubra harbors:
- a CDS encoding ABC transporter ATP-binding protein, which produces MTAAVHADGLVKTFGRTRALDELDLTVATGEVHGFLGPNGAGKTTTIRILLGQMRADGGRITLLGGDPWHDATQLHRRLAYVPGDVTLWPSLTGGEVIDLLGRVRGGLDPGRRADLLERFELDPRKKCRTYSKGNRQKVALVAAFASDVELLVLDEPTSGLDPLMEAVFNECVMQEKRDGRTVLLSSHILSEVETLCDRVSIIRAGRTVETGSLADLRHLTRTSVTAELIGPAPGLAALPGVHDVTMDGARLRCQVDADALTAVLAELAAAGVRTLVTQPPTLEELFLRHYEGAAR; this is translated from the coding sequence ATGACCGCCGCGGTGCACGCCGACGGCCTGGTCAAGACCTTCGGCCGGACCAGGGCACTGGACGAGCTCGACCTCACCGTCGCAACCGGCGAGGTGCACGGCTTCCTCGGCCCCAACGGCGCGGGCAAGACCACCACGATCCGTATCCTGCTGGGTCAGATGCGCGCCGACGGCGGCCGGATCACGTTACTCGGCGGCGATCCCTGGCACGACGCCACGCAACTGCACCGGAGGCTCGCCTACGTGCCCGGCGACGTCACCCTGTGGCCCTCGCTGACCGGCGGCGAGGTCATCGACCTGCTCGGCAGGGTACGCGGCGGCCTCGACCCCGGACGCCGCGCCGACCTGCTCGAACGCTTCGAGCTCGACCCGCGCAAGAAGTGCCGCACCTACTCCAAGGGCAACCGGCAGAAGGTCGCGCTCGTGGCCGCCTTCGCCTCCGATGTCGAACTGCTGGTCTTGGACGAGCCGACCTCGGGCCTCGACCCGCTGATGGAGGCGGTCTTCAACGAGTGCGTCATGCAGGAGAAGCGCGACGGCCGCACCGTGCTGCTGTCCAGCCACATCCTGTCGGAGGTGGAGACGCTGTGCGACCGCGTCAGCATCATCCGCGCCGGCCGTACCGTCGAGACCGGCAGCCTGGCCGACCTGCGCCACCTCACCCGCACCTCGGTGACGGCCGAGCTGATCGGGCCCGCCCCGGGCCTGGCCGCCCTGCCCGGCGTACACGACGTGACCATGGACGGCGCGCGGCTGCGCTGCCAGGTGGACGCTGACGCGCTCACCGCGGTGCTCGCCGAGCTGGCCGCGGCGGGCGTACGCACCTTGGTCACGCAGCCGCCGACGCTGGAGGAGCTGTTCCTGCGCCACTACGAGGGAGCCGCCAGATGA
- a CDS encoding multicopper oxidase domain-containing protein: MTEVGRGVAESLLSRRAFTTSAAAAALAPLVAANQTAASTQAGTTMGAVRRITLYAERLENGQLGYGLEPGMATIPGPLIEMVEGDTLEIEMVNNLDVTASLHVHGVDYDVASDGTRLNESVVEPGGRRTYIWRTHAQGRRAGGAGIEPGSAGYWHYHDHVVGTDHGTGGIRQGLYGPLVVRRKKDVRPDKTFTVVFNDMMINNRPGHDAPEFVAKVGERVEWIVITHGEFYHTFHIHGHRWADNRTGMLESLEDQSRIIDTKITGPAESFGFQLIAGERVGPGAWMYHCHVQSHSDMGMAGIFTVTDAAGNVPGRPGGDHPGGDHTGH, encoded by the coding sequence ATGACCGAGGTAGGCAGAGGCGTGGCGGAAAGCCTGCTCTCCCGGCGTGCCTTCACCACGTCCGCGGCGGCTGCCGCGTTGGCGCCGTTGGTCGCAGCGAATCAGACGGCCGCGTCGACCCAGGCCGGCACGACCATGGGCGCGGTCCGCCGCATCACCCTGTACGCCGAGCGGCTGGAGAACGGCCAGCTGGGCTACGGCCTGGAGCCGGGCATGGCCACGATTCCCGGGCCGCTCATCGAGATGGTCGAGGGCGACACGCTCGAGATCGAGATGGTCAACAACCTGGACGTGACGGCGAGCCTGCACGTCCACGGGGTGGACTACGACGTGGCCAGCGACGGTACGAGGCTGAACGAGAGCGTGGTCGAGCCAGGCGGCCGGCGCACCTACATCTGGCGCACCCACGCGCAGGGCAGGCGCGCGGGCGGTGCCGGCATCGAGCCTGGCAGCGCGGGCTACTGGCACTACCACGACCACGTGGTGGGGACCGATCACGGCACGGGCGGCATTCGTCAAGGGCTGTACGGCCCGCTGGTGGTCCGGCGGAAGAAGGACGTCAGGCCGGACAAGACGTTCACCGTCGTCTTCAACGACATGATGATCAACAATCGTCCCGGGCACGACGCGCCGGAGTTCGTCGCCAAGGTCGGTGAGCGGGTGGAGTGGATCGTGATCACCCACGGCGAGTTCTATCACACGTTCCACATTCACGGGCACCGCTGGGCCGACAACCGCACCGGCATGCTGGAGAGCCTTGAGGACCAGAGCCGGATCATCGACACCAAGATCACCGGGCCCGCCGAGTCGTTCGGCTTCCAGCTGATCGCGGGCGAGCGCGTCGGCCCGGGGGCGTGGATGTACCACTGCCACGTCCAGAGCCACTCCGACATGGGGATGGCCGGCATTTTCACGGTGACGGACGCGGCCGGGAACGTGCCGGGCCGACCGGGCGGCGATCACCCGGGCGGCGACCACACGGGCCACTGA
- a CDS encoding SDR family oxidoreductase: MRRPSRRHHRCGPRLREASLSAQSLAAAERVRDEIRDRGHQQVHAFACELTDPASIRDFAAGVARHTGHVGILINNGSRLLHGPDLQPASDADIVATISSGATGTVLTMKHFLPLLLNSDKPDVVTMVSACGTAGHHRSDAHDGFYATKSAQAGFSEILSKRLRPQGVRAISLYPPDFDSPDPLSEEPDTTPRGSKDALTAHSLVDCILFAVAQPRDCFIKAFHFEQV; this comes from the coding sequence ATTCGACGGCCATCGCGTCGCCACCACCGCTGCGGGCCGCGACTTCGGGAGGCCTCCCTCTCCGCACAGAGTCTCGCCGCCGCCGAGCGGGTCCGCGATGAGATTCGCGATCGTGGCCATCAGCAGGTCCACGCCTTTGCCTGCGAGCTGACAGACCCCGCCTCAATCCGCGACTTCGCTGCCGGCGTTGCCCGGCACACCGGCCACGTCGGCATCCTGATCAACAACGGTTCCCGCCTTCTCCATGGGCCAGACCTCCAGCCAGCCTCCGACGCCGATATCGTCGCCACCATCTCATCCGGCGCCACCGGCACTGTCCTGACCATGAAGCACTTCCTGCCTCTCCTTCTCAACTCGGACAAGCCGGACGTGGTGACGATGGTCTCCGCCTGCGGAACGGCCGGCCATCACCGCTCGGACGCGCACGACGGCTTCTACGCAACCAAGAGCGCCCAGGCAGGGTTCTCCGAGATCCTCTCCAAGCGTCTGCGACCACAAGGAGTCCGGGCGATATCGCTCTACCCGCCCGATTTCGACAGCCCCGATCCGCTCTCCGAGGAGCCGGACACCACCCCGCGCGGTTCCAAGGACGCCCTCACCGCGCACTCGCTCGTGGACTGCATCCTCTTCGCGGTCGCCCAGCCCCGCGACTGCTTCATCAAGGCGTTTCACTTCGAACAAGTCTGA
- a CDS encoding ABC transporter permease: MTGTWTQIRLILRRDRVLLPVWIAITALLPASIASATTDLYADQAARDAFAAASASNPAQLAMRGPIHDASVGGLTAWTLGSSLALIGGLISILLVIRHTRLEEETGRRELLSSGVIGRHAPLAAALTVVLAANLLLGLLSVPALVTSGLPAGSSLLFGLSTAAGGWAFAAVAAITAQLTASSGTARGIAIAIGGLLFALRSLADTGGAGWLAWLSPFGWVRLTRPYADDRWWVLGLIAVFVAALAAVAFALSTCRDVAGGLIPARPGPATGTLPGAFGLTARLHRSTLAGFAIGFGALGALLGVAARGLDAQLDTPQFQQLAATIGGAGAPISDVFFTFVMYVLSQLVAGAALVSALRARGEEAAGRAELLLSTPIGRLRWALSHLLFAFLSPVLLLTALGAAAGLTYDGDVARVTGATLAYLPAVWTVAGLATLLFGLMPRLATAVSWTALGLFLVVDLLAEFKLATGIVLDLSPFVHVPAMLLGGSSSPVAPLLGLTVLSVTLGAAGLALLRRRDLMPSG; the protein is encoded by the coding sequence ATGACCGGCACCTGGACCCAGATCCGGCTCATCCTGCGCCGGGATCGGGTGCTGCTGCCGGTGTGGATCGCGATCACGGCGCTGCTGCCGGCGAGCATCGCCTCTGCCACCACAGACCTGTACGCCGATCAGGCCGCCCGCGACGCCTTCGCGGCGGCTTCGGCGAGCAATCCCGCGCAGCTGGCCATGCGAGGCCCCATCCACGACGCGAGCGTCGGCGGTCTGACCGCCTGGACGCTCGGCTCCTCCCTCGCGCTGATCGGCGGGCTGATCAGCATCCTGCTGGTGATCAGGCACACCCGGCTCGAGGAAGAGACCGGCCGGCGCGAGCTGCTGTCCTCGGGCGTCATCGGCCGTCACGCCCCGCTGGCCGCCGCACTCACGGTCGTGCTGGCCGCCAACCTGCTGCTGGGTCTGCTGTCCGTACCCGCCCTGGTCACGAGCGGCCTGCCCGCGGGATCTTCGCTGCTGTTCGGCCTGTCCACCGCCGCGGGGGGCTGGGCGTTCGCAGCCGTCGCAGCCATCACCGCGCAGCTCACCGCGTCATCCGGCACGGCGCGCGGCATCGCGATCGCCATCGGCGGCCTGCTGTTCGCACTGCGCTCGCTGGCCGACACCGGCGGTGCCGGCTGGCTGGCCTGGCTGTCGCCGTTCGGCTGGGTCCGGCTGACCAGACCCTACGCCGACGACCGATGGTGGGTGCTGGGGCTGATCGCGGTGTTCGTCGCCGCCCTGGCGGCGGTCGCGTTCGCCCTGTCCACGTGCCGTGACGTGGCCGGCGGCCTGATCCCCGCCCGCCCCGGACCCGCCACCGGGACGCTGCCGGGCGCGTTCGGCCTGACCGCCCGGCTGCACCGGAGCACACTCGCGGGCTTCGCGATCGGTTTCGGTGCGCTCGGCGCCCTGCTCGGCGTGGCGGCCCGCGGGCTGGACGCCCAGTTGGACACCCCGCAGTTCCAGCAGCTGGCCGCGACCATCGGCGGCGCCGGCGCACCGATCTCGGATGTGTTCTTCACCTTCGTGATGTACGTGCTCAGCCAGCTCGTCGCCGGGGCGGCGCTGGTGTCGGCGCTGCGCGCCCGCGGCGAGGAGGCGGCGGGCCGGGCCGAGCTGCTGCTGTCCACCCCCATCGGCCGGCTGCGCTGGGCACTGAGCCACCTGCTGTTCGCCTTCCTGAGCCCGGTTCTGCTGCTGACCGCGCTGGGGGCGGCGGCGGGGCTCACCTACGACGGCGACGTGGCCCGCGTCACCGGGGCCACGCTGGCCTACCTGCCCGCGGTCTGGACCGTGGCCGGGCTCGCCACCCTGCTGTTCGGCCTGATGCCACGGCTGGCGACCGCCGTGAGCTGGACCGCGCTCGGCCTCTTCCTGGTCGTGGATCTGCTGGCGGAGTTCAAGCTGGCCACAGGGATCGTCCTGGACCTCTCGCCGTTCGTGCACGTGCCGGCGATGTTGCTGGGCGGCTCCTCCTCACCGGTGGCGCCCCTGCTGGGGCTGACCGTGCTGTCCGTCACCCTGGGCGCGGCGGGGCTGGCGTTGCTGCGCCGCCGCGACCTGATGCCCTCCGGCTGA
- a CDS encoding TetR/AcrR family transcriptional regulator encodes MRPISEEDLTTRARIRDAAMALFAEQGVKATTIRGIAETARVSPGLVQHHFGTKEALRQACDEYVLSYMREQVNVGVTDRNLAKPEFIENVHRTAPPLMKYLGRALVDGSPAAAAMFDELVSVTEGHLARGEHSEADHRARATVLTAMKLGITVLHEHVSRALGTDLYAQQGALRVGKAQLDLIRPEFLGRELFDQARTGLEKVEGQQ; translated from the coding sequence GTGCGACCAATATCGGAAGAAGACCTGACCACGCGCGCCCGCATCCGCGACGCCGCGATGGCGTTGTTCGCCGAGCAAGGGGTCAAGGCCACCACGATCCGCGGGATCGCCGAGACCGCCAGAGTCTCGCCAGGCCTGGTGCAGCACCACTTCGGCACCAAGGAAGCGCTGAGACAGGCTTGTGACGAGTACGTCCTCAGCTACATGCGTGAGCAGGTCAACGTAGGCGTCACCGACCGCAACCTGGCCAAGCCCGAGTTCATCGAGAACGTTCACCGCACCGCGCCGCCCCTGATGAAGTACCTCGGTCGCGCGCTCGTGGACGGCTCGCCCGCGGCCGCCGCCATGTTCGACGAACTCGTCAGCGTGACGGAGGGGCACCTCGCCCGCGGCGAGCACTCCGAGGCCGACCACCGCGCCCGCGCGACCGTACTGACGGCGATGAAGCTGGGCATCACGGTGCTGCACGAGCACGTCTCCCGCGCCCTCGGCACGGACCTCTACGCCCAGCAGGGCGCGCTGCGCGTCGGCAAGGCCCAGCTCGACCTGATCAGACCGGAATTCCTCGGCCGCGAGCTGTTCGACCAGGCGCGGACGGGCCTGGAGAAAGTCGAGGGACAACAATGA